Below is a genomic region from Venturia canescens isolate UGA chromosome 1, ASM1945775v1, whole genome shotgun sequence.
TTCAAGCTCAAAATTCTTTTGGGATttacaaaagtgttttttgCTCAATTTAATGGCTCTCACTTATCAGAAAACTCATTCCACGattctttttatattcgcCTGCGCCGAGATTCTCGAATCTTTAGGGTTGTTCGCGATAGAATTATTCCTAAAAAGTGGATtcatattcaataaaatggAAATAGAGGCTCACCTATATTGACAACCCCGTGATTCGTCAGTTCCCAGCAGGATTGAAGCCTCAGGATACTCAACGAGCTACTCTGTTTTGCGCTAAAATAACCGAGAGCTGCATCCGTAACGTGATAAGcctgcaacgaaaattcgtaGAGACTCGGCAACAATTGTGCCACTGCGCCAACCGCTTCGTCCGCCACGTTTATACAGTCCGAAAGTGACAGCGATACTATCCTCGGTGTTAGACATGCCCACAGTCCGGCTTCCGTTATCTCGTTACAACTCGCCAATTCGAGCTCAAAAAGTGcctaaaaataatggaaatttaTAATCTCCGTGAACAATTCATGCGAAGACAATGCTTCGATAGTCCTTAAAAATTACAAGCTTTCCAGAGTCAACATTCACTTtctaaaacatttattcaaagtGTTTTTTCGTTGTTAAAGTACGAAagattcataaaaaatatctcGGGATGTTAATCAACGTTATCGTTATGAAAAATAGCAATGAGAGTTACGTAaatggaaaacaaaataattcgtTGTCGTTGACTATGGTTTTGGGACTATTGAGCCCGGCACTTGGAAGAAATGAACTTCCTCAATGTTTCTCTCTATTCTAAAACCTCACACTTTCATTCTTAAAAAcgtcaaatagaaaaataattctattCACAATGCTACAAAGTCTTCTGACCGATTTATAAATTGTCCATCTGCAATAGTGATTTTGAATGGCCACGAGCCAGCGAAGCGAACAAGATTTTTGGTATTCTGACATTGGCACAGATGTATCGCTCAAAGAAACGTTTCTTTCGATCACGCGAGCCGCCTCTTTCAAATACTTTATACactcatgtcgctgctgacgAATGATATAAGTGGGGAAAACTATCGACCTGAAGATGATCGAGAAGGGCTTCGAGTCCTCGATCGGTGACGACGCAGCCTCTCAAAGAAAGCGAGTGCACGTGCCGCTGAGCAAGTGGAAAACTGTGAGTAAGCTCTGGTATATCCTCGTCAGCGGCACCCTCGAGAACGAGAGAATGAAAGCCCCGTCTAACGAGCGAAGCGTAGAGTCTTGTCCTGGAGCCTGCGGCCATAGCACGAGCTTCGCGACATTTGACCACCGGTACCAGACCAGCCCAGAATCTTGGCCGAGCGTACAAAACATCTCTCCACCGTGCACACACCTGCAACAACGTTTTTAATGTTCCATCAATGCTCCTCTTACGTATCCTCCTTAATTCTACGTTTTTAGTGACAATAACATTGttaatcaagatttttttcaaaggaccGTAAAAAGGATTCTTCGAATTGAAAGACTAACCAGAGGGAAATTGAACGTACGACACATAAAAATTCAGGATATCATTTTGAACCTTTTGAAATGTTTTAggtaatgataaaaatatcaacCTGAGCGAGAATCCTTCTGTCATTCGCATTGAAGTATAGGAAAAAACGGCTCAAAAAATTGTCGTCGCTCATGAGATGTTCCCAAGAGGAGGGTGGAAAATATCCCCCCGTGCCACCGCTCGCCAGTGgcacatttttcattctgttCCTAGATATTCTTCCTCGCGATGTCGCATTGCCTGCGCTGTTTATGCTCTTATTGTTACCAGCGTTAACAGTATTGTTGCCAGGCATCTGAACGCTTCTACTCGGTTTTTCGGGCGTTGGGTTCGCGTTATTGGCGCTCTGCAAATTCGTATACGCGACAGCTCCACCCCCGCAAAATACGTTTGTGACGCGCTCCATGACACTTGCCTTTCCGCCTCCTGcaataaaacaaaatcaattaaCACTCTCAgaaagattcaaattttcgttttcatttgcCATTAATCTGTGAACAAACGCGTTCAAAACATTCGAGGAGTCACATCAGATACCAGGAAGCCTTGGATCCGAGAATTTGGAGTGGCCATTAAAAAATGTAGATCCtcattaatttattaattatttttaacatTCCTCAATTCCCAAATTCCTCAACTTTATTCTTAATTCCCATTGAAATCGATCGAGAAAACTTATGGGTGGTGTtgaatatgtcgaataactgaattgtagaacggtcgatatttcgaaatttttaaagttgtcatatcagtttggagaaaaataaataattcgaaattcttattcccgattgactattcagcagattgtgtgtttaatcaaaaattccttctttgaattcgtatttacccgaaaatatatatttcaatagttttcatttcgaatgcaattttaacagaccatccgaatgtcaaaagttcatattttcgaattcaaaatgtagagtaattgttttacagacagaccagaatatagagtagcaaaaaatcgaaagtgaatttttcgagcctataaaacttagatatgcggaatagcgatggctcgaaaaggcgaaagtcaaaatggccatgtttaaaattggagatcaccggtctgagtaagtgagtgagtgggacgcgtgtatttggagctccactgcatttctttattttgatcgatcgactttctaacgtttcgctattttgactgttcgactttttagtgtttcagtatttcgacctcagtaatatttggtctttcgttattataatttcaaaattgtgaattttcacagtatcgctgactgcagtaatttatgaatcgaaagagtgatggtcgaattttcgaaaaatcgatattttagtcatcgtcctatgggcgattgttacattctattttccatGTAAACGTGCTCCGAACCTTGCAggttctgctttatttattttcggcgtTCAAAGCTCTAGGCGAAtttatctgtctccatattatcattcgaagtttataaactcgaga
It encodes:
- the LOC122419449 gene encoding F-box/LRR-repeat protein 16 gives rise to the protein MSSISAQGVVERASAELTKRINGLGLRASKHHGGGKASVMERVTNVFCGGGAVAYTNLQSANNANPTPEKPSRSVQMPGNNTVNAGNNKSINSAGNATSRGRISRNRMKNVPLASGGTGGYFPPSSWEHLMSDDNFLSRFFLYFNANDRRILAQVCARWRDVLYARPRFWAGLVPVVKCREARAMAAGSRTRLYASLVRRGFHSLVLEGAADEDIPELTHSFPLAQRHVHSLSLRGCVVTDRGLEALLDHLQALFELELASCNEITEAGLWACLTPRIVSLSLSDCINVADEAVGAVAQLLPSLYEFSLQAYHVTDAALGYFSAKQSSSLSILRLQSCWELTNHGVVNIVHSLPNLTVLSLSGCSKVTDDGVELIAENLPRLRSLDLSWCPRITDAALEYIACDLNHLEELTLDRCVHVTDIGVGYISTMGSLSALFLRWCSQLRDFGLQHLCGMRSLQVLSVAGCPLLTSSGLSSLIQLRHLHELELTNCPGTSRELFDYLREHLPRCLVIE